A genomic window from Caldicellulosiruptor kronotskyensis 2002 includes:
- the hemB gene encoding porphobilinogen synthase, producing the protein MEFKRLRRLRQTKALRELFYETRLYSKEFIFPLFIDDGKNVFERMPQLDGIVKVSVDRLYEILDEIKKADIGGVILFGVTSQKDEMGSYATKDDGAVQQAIRKIKEYSEDILVFADVCLCEYTSHGHCGILQGNKIDNDKTIEVLSEIALSYAKAGADIICPSDMMDGRVAAIREKLDSHGFVYTPIIPYSAKFASSLYAPFRDVANSRPAFGDRKSYQMPYQNKREALREIEADILEGADAVIIKPALTSLDVIFVAKEKFNIPIIAYNVSGEYAMVKSAGKLGFLNEKEIMIEILTAIKRAGADAIITYHALEAAKILNRKEL; encoded by the coding sequence ATGGAGTTTAAAAGATTAAGAAGGTTAAGACAGACAAAAGCTTTAAGAGAACTTTTTTATGAAACAAGACTTTACAGCAAAGAGTTTATTTTTCCACTATTTATTGATGATGGTAAAAACGTGTTTGAAAGAATGCCGCAATTAGATGGCATTGTGAAGGTATCTGTTGACAGACTATATGAAATTTTGGATGAAATCAAGAAAGCTGACATTGGCGGTGTAATTTTGTTTGGTGTGACTTCACAGAAAGATGAGATGGGCAGTTATGCTACCAAGGATGATGGGGCAGTCCAGCAGGCAATAAGGAAAATAAAAGAATATTCTGAAGATATATTAGTGTTTGCAGATGTGTGCCTTTGTGAGTACACATCTCATGGACATTGCGGTATTTTGCAAGGCAATAAAATAGACAATGATAAGACAATAGAAGTTTTAAGTGAAATAGCACTGTCCTATGCAAAAGCAGGGGCAGATATAATTTGTCCATCTGATATGATGGACGGAAGGGTTGCTGCTATCCGTGAGAAACTTGACAGTCACGGATTTGTTTATACTCCCATTATACCATACAGTGCAAAGTTTGCATCCTCACTTTATGCGCCATTTAGAGATGTAGCAAACTCACGGCCTGCTTTTGGCGACAGAAAAAGTTATCAAATGCCATACCAAAACAAAAGAGAAGCTCTGCGAGAGATAGAAGCTGATATTTTAGAAGGCGCCGATGCTGTAATTATAAAACCTGCCTTGACATCACTTGATGTAATTTTTGTGGCAAAAGAGAAATTCAATATTCCTATTATAGCTTATAATGTTAGCGGCGAGTATGCCATGGTAAAAAGTGCTGGCAAGCTTGGTTTTTTGAATGAAAAAGAGATAATGATTGAAATATTGACTGCAATAAAGAGAGCAGGTGCTGATGCGATTATAACGTACCATGCTTTAGAGGCTGCAAAGATATTAAATCGAAAGGAGCTGTAA
- the cobA gene encoding uroporphyrinogen-III C-methyltransferase has protein sequence MKVGKVYIVGAGPYMEDLITVKGLNAIKTADVIIYDRLINKNLLKLAKDDAIYIYCGKEPKKHVLSQDRIINLMIEYAKKGFNVVRLKGGDPYIFGRGAEEAEKLFENNIPFEIIPGVSSFYSALTFAGIPITYRKLAREFHVFTGHTCNDEELNWNIISKLDGTLIFLMSAENVESISQKLILHGKQPKTLTAAVINATTGRQKVISGHLEDFATGKFKNQITSPMVFVIGEVIKFRNKLSFYESLPLFGKRICITRPKSVSRNIKSLLFSLGADVVDGCCSKLVLHREEIDKIINSLPEYNILVFTSVNGVDSFFDYLIEKNIDVRNIKGDFAAIGKKTALSLQKRGFKVKYIPDEHSSDGLIKIFENEIDKSKKILTVQSKNAGDYFKNSLESLGFEVDTIFAYSMEFTKNPNDAVYDSDIFVFTSSGMFRHFIECYGVEMLSNKIVISIGEHTQKTLESFGIKSIISNEVTDEGIVNKILEVVKNGV, from the coding sequence TTGAAAGTTGGAAAAGTATATATTGTTGGTGCCGGTCCGTACATGGAGGACTTGATAACAGTAAAGGGTCTGAATGCTATAAAAACTGCTGATGTAATAATTTACGACAGGTTAATAAACAAAAATTTGTTGAAGCTTGCAAAAGATGATGCAATTTATATCTACTGTGGTAAAGAACCAAAAAAACATGTACTTTCTCAGGACAGAATTATAAACTTAATGATAGAATATGCAAAAAAAGGTTTTAATGTTGTTCGGCTAAAAGGTGGAGACCCATATATATTTGGAAGGGGAGCAGAAGAGGCAGAAAAACTATTTGAAAATAACATACCTTTTGAAATTATTCCTGGTGTTAGTTCATTTTACTCTGCTTTAACCTTTGCGGGTATTCCAATCACGTATAGAAAACTTGCACGTGAATTTCATGTGTTTACTGGGCACACGTGCAACGATGAAGAGCTGAATTGGAACATAATTTCTAAACTTGATGGCACTTTAATATTTCTCATGTCTGCCGAAAATGTTGAAAGTATCTCACAAAAACTGATTTTACACGGCAAACAACCTAAAACCCTTACTGCAGCAGTAATTAATGCAACAACTGGTCGGCAAAAAGTAATTAGCGGGCATTTAGAAGACTTTGCAACTGGAAAGTTTAAAAATCAAATTACATCGCCGATGGTATTTGTAATAGGTGAAGTCATAAAATTTAGGAATAAGCTTTCTTTTTATGAGAGTTTACCTTTATTTGGTAAAAGAATTTGTATCACACGTCCAAAAAGTGTCTCAAGGAATATAAAAAGTTTGCTATTCAGTCTTGGTGCGGACGTTGTTGATGGTTGCTGTTCAAAACTAGTTCTACATAGGGAGGAGATTGATAAAATTATAAACTCTTTGCCTGAATACAATATATTGGTATTTACAAGCGTAAATGGTGTTGATAGTTTTTTTGACTACTTGATTGAAAAAAATATAGATGTGAGAAATATAAAAGGTGACTTTGCTGCAATAGGCAAAAAAACTGCACTTTCACTCCAAAAGAGAGGATTTAAGGTAAAATATATTCCAGATGAACATTCATCAGATGGCTTGATCAAGATTTTCGAAAATGAAATTGATAAAAGCAAAAAGATATTGACTGTGCAGTCAAAAAATGCAGGAGATTACTTCAAAAATTCCCTTGAAAGCCTGGGATTTGAGGTTGATACCATCTTTGCATATTCAATGGAATTTACTAAAAACCCAAATGATGCAGTTTACGATTCAGACATATTTGTATTCACAAGCTCAGGAATGTTTAGACACTTTATAGAATGCTATGGGGTTGAAATGCTTTCTAATAAAATAGTTATTTCAATTGGTGAGCATACCCAAAAGACATTGGAAAGTTTCGGTATTAAAAGTATCATTAGTAATGAGGTAACTGATGAGGGAATAGTAAATAAGATTTTAGAGGTGGTCAAAAATGGAGTTTAA